One stretch of Limnohabitans sp. DNA includes these proteins:
- the yjjJ gene encoding type II toxin-antitoxin system HipA family toxin YjjJ — translation MTDAENLIAALRRHNGQASSPELQARLGVSQPTASRLLAPLLASGQVIKVGAARAQRYLLPRDVPGVGRQVLIHQVLPSGELQLFGTLYPLVGGGFWMEEADKVHGQSAFHPSLPWFLMDTRPQGFLGRAFAQVHAELALPPHLAHWSDDHILLALVRAGEDLPGNLLVGAASLDRYLALPPNRSAAPLVTDSARDYPHLALQALGSAAPGSSAGGEQPKFGAVKDGLPVLVKFSPAGDAPADQRWRDLLVCEALALQTLQTAGIAAAQTDIVQAGGRVFLQSRRFDRTVQGRMGMVSLEMYDAHYIGIGSQWAATAMQTGRAGAEKLSVTDIQTLCLLDAFGALIANTDRHHGNVSLLLHQHRWQLAPAYDMLPMFYAPVAGEVVERDWASQLPRPNAHTLSVWPQAKALALQFWQSAAADARISEDFRVVARVNRCLVSQA, via the coding sequence ATGACCGACGCCGAAAACCTGATTGCAGCCCTGCGACGCCATAACGGCCAGGCCAGCAGCCCCGAGTTGCAGGCACGGCTGGGCGTGAGCCAGCCTACGGCCTCACGCCTGCTGGCCCCCTTGTTGGCGTCGGGCCAGGTGATCAAGGTAGGAGCTGCTCGTGCGCAGCGCTATTTGCTGCCGCGTGATGTGCCTGGTGTTGGGCGGCAGGTGCTCATTCATCAGGTGCTGCCCAGTGGCGAGCTGCAACTCTTTGGCACGCTCTACCCGCTGGTTGGTGGTGGGTTCTGGATGGAAGAAGCCGACAAGGTCCATGGCCAAAGCGCGTTTCACCCCAGCCTGCCCTGGTTTTTGATGGACACCCGACCCCAAGGTTTTTTGGGCCGCGCCTTTGCGCAGGTGCATGCTGAGCTGGCCTTGCCCCCCCACTTGGCGCACTGGAGCGACGACCACATCCTGCTGGCGTTGGTGCGCGCAGGCGAAGACTTGCCCGGAAATTTGCTGGTGGGCGCTGCGTCGCTCGACCGTTATTTGGCCTTGCCCCCCAACCGCAGCGCGGCTCCGTTGGTGACCGACTCGGCGCGCGACTACCCGCATTTGGCATTGCAGGCTTTGGGCAGTGCCGCCCCGGGCTCCAGCGCGGGGGGCGAGCAGCCCAAGTTTGGCGCGGTAAAGGACGGCTTGCCCGTGCTGGTCAAGTTCTCGCCCGCAGGCGACGCCCCGGCCGACCAGCGCTGGCGCGACCTGCTGGTGTGCGAGGCCCTGGCCCTGCAAACCTTGCAAACCGCAGGCATTGCCGCCGCGCAGACCGACATCGTGCAGGCCGGTGGTCGCGTCTTTTTGCAAAGCCGCCGCTTTGACCGCACGGTGCAGGGGCGCATGGGCATGGTGTCTTTGGAGATGTACGACGCGCACTACATCGGCATCGGATCGCAATGGGCGGCCACCGCCATGCAGACTGGGCGAGCAGGCGCAGAAAAATTGAGCGTCACCGACATCCAGACGCTGTGCCTGCTCGATGCCTTTGGCGCCCTGATCGCCAACACCGACCGCCACCACGGCAATGTGTCGCTGCTGCTGCACCAACACCGCTGGCAACTGGCCCCCGCCTACGACATGCTGCCCATGTTTTACGCCCCGGTGGCGGGCGAGGTGGTCGAACGCGATTGGGCCAGTCAGCTGCCACGCCCCAATGCCCACACCCTGAGCGTCTGGCCGCAGGCGAAGGCGCTTGCCTTGCAGTTCTGGCAAAGCGCAGCGGCAGATGCCCGGATCAGTGAGGACTTCCGAGTTGTGGCGCGAGTGAACAGGTGCTTGGTGTCTCAGGCATGA
- a CDS encoding transposase, whose protein sequence is MTFFSEFLATTGVYSSWVDSCPLTYTSPNAPSKQDILGTWLLAILAGHNRYAHITVLRDDIKPMFGKQSGAEVSYNPHKPGRPSHALHTYWVGNLRLVLDVVVCPGKEHSAAKARPGLIGVLEKLTPQQRPTLVRGDCGFGNEPFITELEERAQPYLFKLRQTVGVKKLLARQFARDDWSTPGPSEQGWSAVEDTLKLSGWDKSRRVVILRRAVKADLALSRKTKNEPGEQIELLMPDKDVQVWEYAVLVTNSAYALDAFGQLYRDRADCENGFDELKNQWGWGGFTTQDIERCQTSARAVALVYNWWSWYCRAAKPGARMEAITSRALLLASVGRAVKHAGQTTLYLTPMHAAKDKLLALIANIRAALSHVRDVAEQLPFTDRWRTFLDYVVAKITRPLPPWLPSAQLTAAG, encoded by the coding sequence TTGACCTTCTTCTCCGAGTTCTTGGCCACCACGGGTGTGTACAGCTCCTGGGTCGATAGCTGCCCATTGACCTACACAAGCCCCAATGCACCCAGCAAACAGGATATCTTGGGCACATGGCTGCTGGCGATACTGGCAGGGCACAACCGCTACGCCCACATCACCGTGCTGCGCGACGACATCAAGCCGATGTTCGGAAAACAAAGCGGAGCTGAGGTCAGCTACAACCCACACAAACCCGGGCGCCCGAGCCACGCACTGCACACATACTGGGTTGGCAACCTGCGCTTGGTGCTGGACGTCGTTGTCTGCCCCGGCAAAGAGCACAGCGCAGCCAAAGCGCGGCCTGGTCTGATCGGCGTACTGGAAAAGCTCACGCCCCAGCAGCGTCCGACCTTGGTCCGAGGCGACTGCGGCTTTGGCAACGAACCCTTTATCACCGAGCTGGAGGAGCGAGCCCAGCCCTACCTGTTCAAGCTGCGTCAAACTGTGGGTGTCAAGAAATTATTGGCACGCCAATTCGCGCGTGATGACTGGAGCACACCCGGCCCCAGCGAGCAAGGCTGGAGCGCAGTCGAAGATACCCTCAAACTCTCGGGCTGGGACAAATCACGTCGGGTAGTGATCTTGCGGCGTGCCGTCAAAGCCGATTTGGCGCTGAGTCGAAAGACCAAGAACGAGCCGGGCGAGCAGATTGAGTTGCTGATGCCGGACAAGGATGTTCAGGTTTGGGAATACGCGGTGTTGGTGACAAACAGCGCCTACGCATTGGACGCGTTCGGTCAACTCTATCGGGACCGGGCTGACTGCGAGAACGGATTTGACGAGCTCAAAAATCAGTGGGGATGGGGTGGCTTCACGACCCAGGACATTGAGCGCTGCCAGACCAGTGCTCGCGCTGTAGCGCTGGTGTACAACTGGTGGTCCTGGTATTGCCGGGCGGCCAAGCCGGGTGCACGCATGGAAGCCATAACCAGCCGAGCGTTATTGCTTGCCAGTGTGGGGCGCGCTGTCAAACATGCGGGACAGACAACGCTGTATCTGACACCCATGCATGCTGCCAAGGACAAGTTGCTCGCGCTCATTGCCAACATTCGTGCGGCTTTAAGTCATGTCAGGGATGTTGCGGAGCAGTTGCCTTTTACGGATCGATGGAGGACATTTCTGGACTACGTGGTGGCCAAAATCACGCGCCCACTGCCACCTTGGCTACCGTCAGCCCAACTTACAGCGGCAGGGTAA
- a CDS encoding cob(I)yrinic acid a,c-diamide adenosyltransferase: MGNRLTQIATRTGDNGTTGLGNNQRVSKNSLRVHAMGEVDELNSNIGVLLCEDMPADVREVLVEVQHQLFNLGGELSIPGFELLKEEAVASLDVALEKYNAQLPKLEEFILPAGTRGAAQAHVCRTVARRAERACVALGNEEALNDTPRQYLNRLSDLMFVLARVLNRMNGGDDVYWKSQRMNKETSA, translated from the coding sequence ATGGGCAACCGACTCACACAAATCGCCACCCGCACCGGGGACAACGGCACCACGGGCCTCGGCAACAACCAGCGCGTGTCTAAAAACAGCCTGCGCGTGCACGCCATGGGCGAGGTGGACGAACTCAACTCCAACATCGGCGTCTTGTTGTGCGAAGACATGCCTGCCGACGTGCGCGAGGTGCTGGTGGAAGTGCAGCACCAGCTGTTCAATTTGGGCGGTGAGCTGTCGATCCCCGGCTTTGAGCTGCTCAAGGAAGAAGCGGTGGCGTCCTTGGACGTGGCCCTTGAAAAGTACAACGCCCAGTTGCCCAAGCTCGAAGAGTTCATCTTGCCCGCGGGCACCCGTGGCGCTGCGCAAGCCCATGTGTGCCGCACCGTGGCCCGCCGCGCAGAGCGCGCTTGCGTGGCGCTGGGCAACGAAGAAGCCCTGAATGACACCCCGCGCCAATACCTCAACCGCCTGTCCGACCTGATGTTTGTGCTGGCCCGCGTGCTCAACCGCATGAATGGTGGCGACGATGTGTACTGGAAAAGTCAGCGCATGAACAAAGAAACGTCGGCCTGA
- a CDS encoding sigma-70 family RNA polymerase sigma factor, with product MIDLPSEVLKDLLHRIGPDDPAAFEQLYRFYAPQLHRCVMRLHNNPADAEEITHDVLVDVFKNPQGFLEEARFSTWLFSLAKNKVNDIWRKKGRRQQLLPETVPSADNEADTEADPLSIVIKRQQEQALKRCSSALPLEQQIAYRMAFVEDKSAAEIAQVQKCPEGTVKSRLHKARLQVTDCMLRWQKKEMR from the coding sequence ATGATTGACTTGCCTTCCGAGGTCTTGAAAGACTTGCTGCACCGAATCGGGCCAGATGACCCAGCAGCGTTCGAGCAGCTGTACCGGTTTTATGCACCGCAACTTCACCGCTGCGTCATGCGTTTGCACAACAACCCGGCTGACGCGGAAGAGATCACCCATGACGTGCTGGTCGATGTGTTTAAAAATCCTCAGGGTTTTTTAGAGGAAGCTCGTTTCAGCACCTGGCTGTTCTCTCTGGCCAAGAACAAAGTCAACGACATTTGGCGCAAAAAAGGCCGCCGCCAACAACTGCTGCCAGAGACAGTGCCGTCTGCAGACAACGAGGCAGACACTGAAGCAGATCCTCTGTCTATCGTGATCAAACGCCAACAAGAGCAAGCGCTGAAGCGCTGCAGCAGTGCCTTGCCGTTGGAGCAACAAATCGCCTACCGAATGGCGTTTGTCGAAGACAAAAGTGCCGCCGAGATTGCGCAGGTACAAAAGTGTCCCGAAGGGACTGTGAAATCACGCCTGCACAAAGCCCGGCTTCAGGTGACCGATTGCATGCTGCGCTGGCAGAAAAAGGAGATGCGATGA
- a CDS encoding CRISPR-associated endonuclease Cas2, producing MATVSPTYSGRVTAGFRIIERLRELIDERADDVRIYPLTENTRIWGLGTQFNDDGNTLCDDFMDKLRAVDHDTEPSTAEDDKRLNFS from the coding sequence TTGGCTACCGTCAGCCCAACTTACAGCGGCAGGGTAACTGCCGGATTTAGGATCATCGAACGTCTGCGCGAACTCATCGACGAACGCGCCGACGACGTGCGCATCTACCCGCTGACCGAAAACACGCGCATCTGGGGCCTGGGGACACAATTCAATGACGACGGCAATACGCTGTGCGACGATTTCATGGATAAACTCAGAGCGGTGGACCACGACACCGAACCCAGCACGGCAGAAGACGACAAAAGGCTCAACTTTTCATGA
- the csx16 gene encoding CRISPR-associated protein Csx16 produces MATWFISRHPGAKAWAAEQGLHIDQHLAHLDTALIQYGDTVIGTLPVHLAAAVCSQGARYFNLSLDLPADWRGRELSAYELRQCQARLECFEIQMIPASFAEALP; encoded by the coding sequence ATGGCCACCTGGTTCATCAGCCGCCACCCCGGTGCCAAAGCCTGGGCCGCAGAGCAAGGCCTGCACATCGACCAACACCTGGCGCATCTGGACACAGCGCTCATCCAGTACGGCGACACCGTCATCGGCACCCTGCCCGTGCACCTGGCCGCTGCCGTCTGCAGCCAAGGCGCACGGTATTTCAACCTCAGCCTGGACCTGCCCGCCGACTGGCGTGGGCGCGAACTCAGCGCCTACGAACTGCGCCAATGCCAAGCACGACTCGAGTGCTTTGAGATTCAAATGATCCCAGCTTCATTCGCCGAGGCACTGCCATGA
- the dapD gene encoding 2,3,4,5-tetrahydropyridine-2,6-dicarboxylate N-succinyltransferase, whose protein sequence is MSTFQTTGARATGLATIAADGTVLDTWFPAPELAADVAASGSTRLTLAEAVAALGADVAQALVACSVRNATVVAVRTEIKSLADAPADTHDAYLRLHLLSHRLVLPHGANVTGIFGLLPNVAWTNFGPCALADVPAARLKARGTGRVLEIKGLDKFPQMTDYVIPSGVRIANADRVRLGAHLASGTTVMHEGFCNFNAGTLGASMVEGRISAGVVVDDASDIGGGASIMGTLSGGGKEVIKVGKRCLLGANAGIGISLGDDCIVEAGCYITGGSRVQMPDGSVMKAKELSGKNGILFRRDSQSGALHAIPRNKSWGELNAELHKN, encoded by the coding sequence ATGAGCACATTCCAAACCACCGGCGCACGCGCCACGGGCCTGGCCACCATCGCCGCTGACGGCACCGTGCTGGACACCTGGTTCCCGGCCCCCGAACTGGCTGCCGACGTCGCCGCCAGCGGCAGCACCCGCCTGACCCTGGCCGAAGCCGTCGCCGCACTGGGCGCTGACGTGGCCCAAGCCCTGGTCGCCTGCAGCGTGCGCAACGCCACCGTGGTCGCCGTGCGCACCGAGATCAAAAGCCTGGCCGACGCGCCCGCCGACACGCACGACGCCTACCTGCGCCTGCACCTGCTGAGCCACCGCCTGGTGTTGCCGCACGGTGCCAACGTGACCGGCATCTTTGGTCTGCTGCCCAACGTGGCCTGGACCAACTTTGGCCCCTGCGCGCTGGCCGATGTGCCCGCCGCCCGGTTGAAAGCCCGTGGCACTGGCCGCGTGCTTGAGATCAAGGGCCTGGACAAGTTCCCGCAAATGACCGACTACGTGATCCCATCGGGCGTGCGCATTGCCAACGCCGACCGCGTGCGTCTGGGCGCGCACCTGGCCAGTGGCACCACCGTGATGCACGAAGGCTTTTGCAACTTCAACGCCGGCACCTTGGGCGCCAGCATGGTCGAAGGCCGCATCAGCGCAGGCGTGGTGGTCGATGACGCCAGCGACATCGGCGGCGGCGCCTCCATCATGGGCACGCTGTCGGGCGGCGGCAAAGAAGTCATCAAGGTCGGCAAGCGTTGCCTGCTGGGCGCCAACGCCGGCATCGGCATCTCGCTGGGCGACGACTGCATCGTCGAAGCCGGTTGCTACATCACCGGCGGCAGCCGCGTCCAAATGCCCGACGGCTCGGTCATGAAGGCCAAAGAGTTGTCCGGCAAAAACGGCATCTTGTTCCGCCGCGACTCACAGTCGGGCGCGTTGCACGCGATCCCGCGCAACAAGAGCTGGGGCGAGTTGAACGCTGAGTTGCACAAGAACTGA
- a CDS encoding Bro-N domain-containing protein, which yields MTDHEIQLFESIHVRSHWDEAQEKWYFSVVDVVRVLTDSTNPTDYLKKLRKRDAELGSYLGTNCPQVAMPSASGVMRRTLAADVPTLLRLIQSIPSPKAEPFKQWLAKVGYERMQEIADPAQSLDRARENWQKMGRSDKWIQQRMTGQETRNKLTDYWQTHGVQGSDQFALLTNLIHQEWAGVSVKEHKALKTLKTQNLRDHMSEAELIFTALAELSTRQIAQKEQAQGLSENAKAGVAGGRVAKRAKEDLEQLTGQLVVTGSNFLPPPSGKKRVR from the coding sequence ATGACCGATCACGAGATACAGCTTTTTGAATCCATCCATGTCCGTTCGCATTGGGATGAGGCGCAAGAGAAATGGTATTTCTCGGTGGTCGATGTGGTTCGGGTGTTGACGGATTCCACCAACCCGACGGATTACCTCAAAAAATTACGCAAGCGAGATGCAGAGCTGGGGAGCTACCTGGGGACAAATTGTCCCCAGGTCGCCATGCCCAGTGCCTCTGGGGTGATGCGCAGAACCCTGGCCGCCGATGTGCCCACACTCTTGCGCCTGATCCAGTCCATCCCTTCGCCCAAGGCAGAGCCCTTCAAACAATGGCTAGCCAAGGTGGGCTACGAGCGCATGCAGGAAATCGCCGATCCGGCGCAAAGCCTGGACCGCGCCCGCGAAAACTGGCAAAAAATGGGGCGCAGCGATAAGTGGATTCAGCAGCGCATGACCGGGCAGGAAACCCGCAACAAGCTGACCGATTACTGGCAGACACACGGCGTGCAAGGCTCGGATCAGTTTGCCCTGCTGACCAACCTGATTCACCAGGAATGGGCGGGCGTCAGCGTCAAGGAACATAAGGCGCTTAAAACCCTGAAAACCCAAAACCTGCGCGATCACATGAGTGAGGCTGAGTTGATATTCACGGCGCTGGCGGAGTTGTCCACCCGCCAGATTGCGCAGAAAGAACAGGCGCAAGGCTTGAGCGAAAACGCCAAAGCGGGTGTCGCGGGCGGGCGTGTGGCCAAACGTGCCAAGGAAGACCTAGAGCAACTGACGGGGCAGCTTGTGGTGACCGGGAGCAATTTTCTGCCGCCACCATCTGGGAAAAAACGGGTTCGTTGA
- a CDS encoding DMT family transporter yields MNTSSRPRKDHLDPLAVGILLLCCLFWGFQQVMVKATVAELPPVFQSAVRSLGATLLLWVWCQWRGVHLFARDGSLWAGLLVGCLFALEFAFLYIGLQHTSASRLTVFLYTSPFWVAALLPWFIRTERLRPVQWLGLACAFAAMVFALREGFGSGNATGDLMGLTAGALWGLTTVAIRATNLTRLSAEKLLFYQLAVSTAVLALLSHGMGEPWDNPWSSFAMASVVVQTVVGAFATYLAWMWMLGHYPATKISAFVFLTPLFALLFGMLWLGETVTLTLTLSLTLVAVGIVLVNRK; encoded by the coding sequence ATGAATACCTCAAGCCGTCCCCGCAAAGACCACTTGGACCCCCTGGCGGTCGGGATCTTGCTGTTGTGCTGTTTGTTTTGGGGGTTTCAACAGGTCATGGTGAAAGCCACAGTGGCCGAGTTGCCCCCGGTGTTCCAGTCGGCGGTGCGCAGCCTGGGTGCCACACTGCTGTTGTGGGTGTGGTGCCAGTGGCGCGGGGTGCATCTGTTTGCACGCGATGGCAGCCTGTGGGCAGGTCTGCTGGTAGGCTGCCTGTTTGCGCTTGAATTTGCCTTTCTCTACATCGGGCTGCAGCACACCTCGGCATCACGACTGACGGTGTTTTTGTACACCTCGCCCTTCTGGGTGGCAGCCCTGTTGCCTTGGTTCATCCGCACCGAACGGCTGCGGCCAGTGCAATGGCTGGGCTTGGCCTGCGCTTTTGCCGCTATGGTGTTCGCGTTGCGCGAAGGCTTTGGCAGTGGCAATGCCACGGGCGATCTGATGGGACTGACAGCCGGGGCCTTGTGGGGGCTGACCACCGTGGCCATCCGGGCCACCAACCTCACGCGGCTGTCGGCGGAAAAGCTGCTGTTCTACCAACTGGCCGTCAGCACCGCGGTGCTGGCCCTGCTGTCGCACGGGATGGGCGAGCCCTGGGACAACCCCTGGAGCAGCTTTGCCATGGCCTCGGTGGTGGTGCAGACCGTGGTCGGTGCCTTTGCCACTTACCTGGCCTGGATGTGGATGCTGGGCCACTACCCGGCCACCAAAATTTCGGCCTTTGTTTTTCTGACACCGCTGTTCGCGCTGTTGTTCGGCATGCTCTGGCTGGGCGAAACCGTCACACTCACCCTGACCCTGTCCTTGACGCTGGTGGCGGTGGGCATTGTGCTGGTCAACCGCAAATGA
- a CDS encoding acetoacetate--CoA ligase, translating to MNNVTRPSIPAPHLPQIRLYQNWLRDERGLSFATYNDLWRWSVTELDAFWQSIWDYFDFQSPTPPTAVLANNVMPGAKWFPGAQTNYAHQVLRHVQPAHDAGFLAVISHNEKGLRREMTWPELRRQVAAMALHLQAQGVQPGDRVAAYMPNIPEAMVAFLATASIGGVWSICAPDMGTNAVLDRFKQIEPKVLVAVDGVSYGGRDFDRMGVVQELRDALPSVQHVIIHENLGTLDLAHCAVGASVQMSTLTARDDAAVQAFVPLWLPFDYPLWIVYSSGTTGLPKPIVHGHGGTVIVALANKILHNDIGCSYHPNSWGERFHWYSSTGWVMWNAQVAGLLNGVTCVIYDGNPGGSKDKPDWGILWRMAAEEKVTFFGAGAAFFANCQKAGVDIERCGDLSRVRALGTTGSPLSPETQSWGVDQFKAIGTDIWWCNISGGTDFAGAFVGGHRELPQEPGVMQCRELGCAVEAWNEAGEPVKGEVGELVCTQPIPSMPLYFWGDQNNARYLASYFEMYPAGHGRQPGGGDGPASMGGVWRHGDWLRIGNGNPEKKGEGEGCVIFGRSDATINRYGLRMGTSELYSAVEALPEVMDSMVVDLEYLGKESYMPLFVVLRPGTTLDDALKAKLNSAIKVALSPRFIPNEIFQVAEIPRTLSGKKQELPIKKLMLGQPLEKVVNRDAMANPWCLDWYVELAKQHLAKA from the coding sequence ATGAACAATGTGACACGCCCTTCTATTCCTGCGCCTCATTTGCCCCAAATTCGGTTGTACCAAAACTGGCTGCGCGATGAGCGCGGCCTGAGTTTTGCCACCTACAACGACCTGTGGCGTTGGTCGGTGACCGAGCTGGACGCGTTCTGGCAAAGCATTTGGGATTACTTCGACTTTCAGTCGCCCACGCCGCCCACGGCGGTGTTGGCCAACAACGTGATGCCCGGAGCCAAGTGGTTCCCTGGGGCCCAGACCAATTACGCGCACCAAGTGCTGCGGCATGTGCAGCCCGCGCACGACGCAGGGTTTTTGGCCGTCATCAGCCACAACGAAAAAGGCTTGCGTCGCGAAATGACCTGGCCCGAACTGCGCCGCCAAGTGGCGGCCATGGCGCTGCACCTGCAAGCCCAGGGTGTGCAGCCGGGCGATCGGGTTGCCGCCTACATGCCCAACATCCCCGAGGCGATGGTGGCGTTCTTGGCCACGGCCAGCATTGGTGGCGTGTGGAGCATCTGCGCGCCCGACATGGGTACCAACGCTGTGCTGGACCGCTTCAAGCAGATTGAGCCCAAAGTGCTGGTGGCTGTGGATGGCGTGAGCTACGGCGGACGCGACTTTGACCGCATGGGTGTGGTGCAGGAGCTGCGCGATGCCTTGCCCAGCGTGCAGCATGTGATCATTCACGAAAACTTGGGCACCCTCGACTTGGCCCATTGCGCCGTGGGTGCCAGCGTGCAGATGTCAACCCTCACGGCGCGTGACGATGCCGCCGTGCAGGCTTTTGTGCCCCTGTGGCTTCCATTTGACTACCCGCTGTGGATTGTTTATTCGAGCGGTACCACCGGATTGCCCAAGCCCATCGTGCATGGCCATGGTGGCACGGTGATCGTGGCGCTGGCCAACAAGATCTTGCATAACGACATCGGCTGCAGTTACCACCCCAACAGCTGGGGCGAGCGCTTTCACTGGTACAGCTCCACCGGCTGGGTCATGTGGAACGCACAGGTGGCAGGCCTGCTCAATGGCGTGACTTGCGTGATCTATGACGGCAACCCCGGCGGCAGCAAAGACAAGCCGGACTGGGGCATTTTGTGGCGCATGGCGGCTGAAGAAAAGGTCACGTTCTTTGGTGCGGGTGCTGCTTTCTTTGCCAACTGCCAGAAGGCCGGCGTGGACATTGAGCGCTGTGGTGATTTGTCGCGGGTGCGGGCCTTGGGCACCACCGGATCGCCCTTGTCGCCCGAAACCCAAAGTTGGGGTGTGGACCAATTCAAGGCCATTGGCACCGACATTTGGTGGTGCAACATCTCGGGCGGCACCGACTTTGCGGGCGCCTTTGTGGGTGGCCACCGCGAGCTGCCGCAAGAGCCCGGCGTGATGCAGTGCAGAGAACTGGGCTGCGCGGTCGAGGCCTGGAACGAAGCGGGCGAGCCGGTCAAAGGCGAAGTGGGTGAGCTGGTCTGCACCCAGCCCATCCCGTCCATGCCGCTGTACTTTTGGGGCGACCAGAACAACGCGCGTTATCTGGCCAGTTACTTCGAGATGTACCCTGCAGGCCATGGACGCCAACCCGGCGGCGGCGACGGCCCGGCCAGCATGGGCGGCGTCTGGCGTCATGGCGATTGGCTGCGCATTGGTAACGGAAATCCGGAGAAAAAAGGCGAGGGCGAAGGCTGCGTGATCTTTGGCCGCAGCGACGCCACCATCAACCGCTACGGCCTGCGCATGGGCACCAGCGAGCTTTACAGCGCGGTGGAGGCCCTGCCCGAAGTCATGGATTCGATGGTGGTGGATTTGGAATACCTGGGCAAAGAAAGCTACATGCCGCTCTTTGTGGTGTTGCGCCCCGGCACAACGCTCGACGATGCGCTCAAGGCCAAGCTCAACAGCGCCATCAAGGTGGCGCTCAGCCCGCGCTTTATTCCGAATGAGATCTTCCAGGTGGCCGAGATCCCGCGCACCCTGTCCGGTAAAAAACAGGAGCTTCCGATCAAAAAACTCATGCTCGGCCAGCCACTGGAAAAGGTCGTCAACAGGGACGCCATGGCCAACCCGTGGTGCTTGGATTGGTATGTGGAGTTGGCCAAGCAGCATTTGGCTAAGGCATGA